A window of Pullulanibacillus sp. KACC 23026 genomic DNA:
ATTATAAAAGCGAGGGTTAGACTATGTCTAACCCTCGCTTTTTTGAAATTTAGCTTTTAGCGCACGTTCAACGGGTTCGGGAACCAAATCCGAAACTTGTGCATTATATTTAGCGACTTCTTTTACAATACTTGAGCTCAGAAACGAATAGTTGCTGTTTGACATCATAAAGAACGTTTCAATCTCTTCAGCAAGTTTTTTATTGATCGACGTAATCTTAAGCTCATATTCGAAATCAGAAACAGCCCGAAGCCCTCTTAGAACAGCATTCACGCCTCTTTTGCGCGCAAAATCAATCATAAGTCCTCCAAACGACTCAACCGTTACATTCGGGAGATCTTGGGTGGTTTCCTTAAGAAGGGTTACTCGCTCTTCTAATGTAAAAAGAGGTTTTTTTTCTCCATTATGTAAGACAGCGACAATAATTTCATCAAATACATTAGAGGCGCGTTTCAAAATGTCCAAATGCCCTAATGTTACAGGATCAAAGCTTCCTGGATATAATGCAATACCTGTCATGTTACATTTCCTACCTTCCTAACAGGATCTTAACCTTTATTGATTATGACTTTGAATAGAAAGAAAGTGCGGTTTGTTCATTAAAGGTTTGATAGCGGAAGCGATGAATGGAATCGCTCAGTTTATCCGGCAGATCGACCTCATCAGCGTGTTCAACAACTAGAAAACCCCCGCTTTTCAGTAAATGGCCTTCACTGATCTTAGCGATGTCACGCATGAGCTGTTCTTTAGCATACGGAGGATCAAGGAATATAAGATCAAAAGCCATTTCTCTCTTTTCAAGTGCCTTAAGCGCCCGATAGGCATCATTCCGAAAAACTTCTGCCTGATCCTGTAAATCACAAAGTTCCAAATTTGCTTTTATGGTTTCAATGGCAGGTCCATAATGATCAACGAAAACACCTTTTTGCATGCCTCGGCTTAATGCCTCAATGCCGAGTCCGCCGGAACCACCATACAAATCCAATACGAAACCTTCTTCAAAGAAAGGCCCGATTATATTAAACATCGTTTCTTTGACCTTATCTGTCGTCGGCCTCGTGTT
This region includes:
- the coaD gene encoding pantetheine-phosphate adenylyltransferase; this translates as MTGIALYPGSFDPVTLGHLDILKRASNVFDEIIVAVLHNGEKKPLFTLEERVTLLKETTQDLPNVTVESFGGLMIDFARKRGVNAVLRGLRAVSDFEYELKITSINKKLAEEIETFFMMSNSNYSFLSSSIVKEVAKYNAQVSDLVPEPVERALKAKFQKSEG
- the rsmD gene encoding 16S rRNA (guanine(966)-N(2))-methyltransferase RsmD, translating into MRVISGSCKGRRLRAVPGQNTRPTTDKVKETMFNIIGPFFEEGFVLDLYGGSGGLGIEALSRGMQKGVFVDHYGPAIETIKANLELCDLQDQAEVFRNDAYRALKALEKREMAFDLIFLDPPYAKEQLMRDIAKISEGHLLKSGGFLVVEHADEVDLPDKLSDSIHRFRYQTFNEQTALSFYSKS